From a region of the Triticum aestivum cultivar Chinese Spring chromosome 7D, IWGSC CS RefSeq v2.1, whole genome shotgun sequence genome:
- the LOC123167991 gene encoding probable ribosome-binding factor A, chloroplastic — protein sequence MFPCRPLVSPPLPRALAAAAPVSVRRLPWASTSLRVVRCMAKERRVRMVAKQIQRELADMLTRDPVMQRAVLPEAALGADRYLSSLTTIADVELSNDLQVCKVYVSVFGDERGKKVAMAGLKDKTKYVRSQIGKRMKLRLTPEIRFIEDESMERGSRILTILDKLKEEREQREGNGEEEDGEASDIAEEEDGDWEGDEPDEEDIIYVK from the exons ATGTTCCCGTGCCGGCCGCTGGTGTCCCCGCCGCTGCCGCGGGCCCTCGCCGCCGCGGCGCCCGTCTCCGTGCGGCGGCTGCCGTGGGCGTCGACGTCGCTGCGCGTGGTGCGGTGCATGGCCAAGGAGCGGCGGGTGCGGATGGTGGCGAAGCAGATCCAGCGGGAGCTAGCGGACATGCTGACCCGCGACCCCGTGATGCAGCGCGCCGTCCTCCCCGAGGCCGCCCTCGGCGCCGACCGCTACCTCTCCTCGCTCACCACCATCGCCGACGTCGAGCTCTCCAACGACCTCCAG GTGTGCAAGGTGTATGTGTCCGTGTTCGGGGACGAGAGGGGGAAGAAGGTGGCCATGGCCGGGCTCAAGGACAAGACCAAGTACGTCAGGAGccagattggcaagcggatgaagCTGCGCCTCACGCCCGAGATACGGTTCATCGAGGACGAGTCCATGGAGCGGGGAAGCAGG ATTCTTACTATACTGGACAAACTGAAGGAGGAAAGGGAGCAGAGAGAAGgaaatggtgaagaagaagatggagaagcTTCAGATatagcagaagaagaagatggtgactgGGAGGGAGATGAACCAGACGAGGAGGACATAATTTATGTAAAATAG